The sequence TCATTGTGCCAAATGAGGTATAAGTGTTTGATGAGGATAATTGATCCTTTTAGAGGAAATGTTTCTTAGTCAATTGGTGCTAATTAGAGCATTTGAGGTGGTCAAAGATGACACGCTCATTCGTTTGAAAGTTATAACTTGATCAACTTTTTggctgaaaaagaaaaagaaataaggaCCAAACGACATATCATTTATTCTCTTCATTAAAGTCTAATTAACACATCGTTTgtctaaaccctaaaaatttagggtttttaaaTAGGATTTTGggaaattttaatttagtctttattcTTCCAATTTCAGCGTATGCACCTTTAATTGACCTGAaacttcttaaaatttttaattgcatccCTTGAAACATTGATTGAGATCCTTTAATTCACGTATATTTTGTAGATTAGTCTTTGGTTATCAgattatgcaatttgacccttatTTCTcataaaactttcaatttatctCAAATTAACCCCTCGTTTGATCAATTTTAGTTCCTAAATTTCAGCGTCTTTTGCAACTTGGaccttaattttgaaattttacaaataCATCCTCAATTAACCTTCAAACTTatttcaattaagcccttgattgcaTCAATCTGACTATTCAAAGTTTCGATTGGgtcaattttcttccaattattACATATTAACCCAAATTAGGCCTCAAAACTTAATTtctcttcaatcaagtccttgatTAAATCCACAAAACcctttaaaagtttaattaattccttaaacttaattaattcttctatttttttaatcaaattgacTTTCACacttactttttcttcaattaagtccttaaataagtcaattaaaccttgtagaagtttaattaaatccttcaacttatttaattctttcaattttggtcaagtttggatttcaacttcaaatttctttctattaagTCTTTCTTCAGCCCATCTTATTGAAATATCCCAATATGGTTATTTTTCTAGCATTTTGATTTGTTGCAACTCATGTACTTATCTTCTCATgtcccaaaaatatttttggattttaaatttatgattttttttggattttggatttttttttcttgattttatttgattctAAGTTTTTAGACtactaaaaaatgtttttgtggctGAAAATAGGGTTTTAAAGGTccatatgatgtttttttctttctttcttcttcatgtttttgggTGAAAAAAGGGTTTAAATTTTGGgtgaaaaaattatatgcaattGATCACCCCCACCTTATGCCTAAACAAGACATGAACAAGAAGTTGATAAATCATTCGATGAGTTTgcaagttcaatcaagaacttAGTATGATAATCATTCAACCACACAAAGAGAAATTAACACACGATATACAATGACATGTAGATAAAATTCATCAACGGAATAAAAATCCTTATATAAGAGTATTTATATGTAAATCCTAAAATTGATGGGTTAAACATGCACCCACTTTAAATAAAttccaaactaattaaaataagatttaaaataataaaaataaataaaataatagtctaagtttatttttcacCATTTACCTCAAATGATAGCGAAAAATACCTGATGCCttataaaataagaattaatttctGACTAACTAATTCTTCTTGTTTGTTATGAAATCCTTGTAAAATAAGCAAGTCAAAGGCTGCCACATAAATTTCCCATAGCATTAATGATTCTTTGAAGTGAATGGAATCCATAACTCTTATGAAAACAATGTTTTTGAACCTTTTTAATCTAAGCCTCTTGAATTAGCTCATTGAACTTATCTTGGATCCATATAATTTTAGACCTTAGAATAAACCCAATGAAAACTCTTAATGGATCATTTGATTTCGTAGTCAAGATCGTATCataaaaggctttttttttttaatattcattatattttattaatgatccATATAATTTTAGACCTTAGAATAAACccaatgaaaaattttaatggatCATTTGATTTCGTAGTCAAGATCATATCataaaaggctttttttttttaatattcattatattttattaatgaatctaatatttgattaatgaatccagagtaaagataaagtcacCCAGACTCTCATtgcattaaattattgtttctaAATATTCCTGGTCAATGCTCTATTAAGaatgaatattaatttgagCTGTTGAGACTaatatattatgttcttttctttatgaaagTAAGTGATTATTTTTGTAAGTTGAGGTATGAGAGATACCTAAAACTAATATACAAATGTTTGTTAGATGACATTTACACTGAACTGACCTGCATCAAAATCCTATATAGAGAGATCATTTGTGTCAGTAAAAAGACTTATGTGATAATTGTGTGAATGATCCTTACAGTTGAGAtcctaagttatcttatatatgaaatttaatgctttgattttgACTACACGTTATCTTAATCAaggataataaaatatatatattgggcATGACATGAACTATATAAACATATTTGAGTGATCAAGAGATAATTAATCATCCTAGGTGAATTAGAGAAAATGTTCAACttgttcttaaataatattgattatgaAATCCTTGTGTAAAgtgaaatgagatttgaaaaaaaaaaattcaaatattattcaaaGGATAATTAACTATAATGTTGAGAACAATCATTATTtgacaatatcaaacacaatcCATGCtataatgtttaaattaaaacattatgaTGAAATGCTAATAATTACATTAAGAAACTACtcactaaaatattaaatcaaatcatatatgacttttttaatatttggggaTCATGAGAGGTTGCTAAATGGTgcatttgatcttcaaatataaatcaatcaattattgaattgataataaactaaattaaattaatttatttaattctatttaatttaggatcataatttatatttgaatcaaTCTATTAGAAACTCAATGACTCATATGCATTAggaatcattaataaaaaaataaattgaaataattaattaaatacaacttgattgtaaataagaTTTAGAATTACAATCGTCTATTTCATTGCAATCTTTGAGAATTACATAACATGAAAATGTAATGGAACTTGCATTACACAATCCATTATTTCTCACAGTACATATCCATATAAGGCTTATgatttagaaatcatttagtATGAACTCAATTTATTTAGCATGCTCCCTactttaattatgtcattgataatgtgcatgctttttatttatgttaattattcCTTGATGCAGTCACCTCTTGCTCTGTTTatctcttgctttttttttttttttgattaacgtggatgtccggatcagcttgcgcgcatctcgactaatcccacgggtcctgaagttaacgaccatgtaagcctctagtggtcatcatatgagcaacttaGAGTTTTATCTCTtgcttttttgttattgttggtgGTTGTTGTGTTCATCTTTGAATGGCCACAATTGTTTCCTCTAAgtgttttcttaagaaaatgTTTCTCTGTTTGTTTTGATCTGGTTTTCAATTCTTTTGAAATcgttaaagttgttttttatgcctttttgaTCTTTGTTTGCTAGGAAAATATGCTAGAACCCttttgctttgaaaaaattACCGCTACTGTACTGTCAAATACTCTTATCATATCACTAGCATCGACCTCATTCattcatgatattttatacTAGCAACACTAGTATTGTATTGACGATTGTTAATAAAACTCTTTACAATGTGCTCCAGTTTTATTTAAGGATAAGGCGCAGCTGAAGATGGAAATCTCTCAATGACTTGTAAGGCTTCTTTCATTGTTGGCCTCTTCTGCGGAGCATGAAGGGCACAACTATACCCTAGCTTGAAGCAAGCCAGCAAGGCATCCTCTTTACCCTCCACGTCAGCTCGAATCACCACATCAGCCATCCTCATAGCCCGGTTCTTGTCTTCCACTACAAGCCCGTTACTTCCTTGGCCCAACTCATCAACAACCACCACCTTTCCCGTTAGTAGCTCAAGCAGGATAACCCCAAAGGCGTACACATCCCACTTCGGATTGGGCTTGAGACTCCGAAGAGACTCCGGAGCATGATAAGGCGATAAACCTCCGATCGAGCTTGGACTTGGGCTTGGGCTAGGACCCAGTCCAAAGTCTTGAATGCTATCTCGTGACGCAATGGACCTGTTGCTTCCAAAATTTTGAGCCGATCCTCCACCCTTATAACTGGTGTCGCCGGTCATAAGCCTTTCCAGGCCAAAATCTCCGATTCTAGGCTCCATATCGGAACCCAAGAGTATATTACTGGGCTTCAAATTTCCATGCACAAGCTTCTTATCATGGAGAAATGACAGCCCACGCGCCACTCCTTTAGCAATCCTCAGTCTGGCCTCCCATGGCAGATGACAAGGCGATGAGCCCGCTTTCCCTAAAACATCAAAAGACAcccaaataaaatagaatatggGAGCATCTTAGACATGGGCAAGTTGGCACTTGGCAAAAGGGTGTGAAAGAACTAACAAGGAAAAAGTTTAACGTTTCACATAATGCATATCACTATCGAGAAcacttgttaaaaatttaaaattgatttctgtttaaaattattttttttattgttttcatatattaatattaaaaataaatttttaaaaattaaaaatacaaagctaacttgaaaaaaaaaaaaaactgcattgAAAACAAAGGTTGTGCGACACCTACTCCACCGTCAAACCTTTTGGTCCACTGCTCACCTTAGCAAACTTCATTTCAATCTGCTAGTGTGCGCACTCGTGCAATGAATGAGCAAACAGGAGTGTCATGGAAAGAGAAACACTATTACTTGAAATACTAGTTGAGATAAAGTTGATGgacttttgattaatttaaatggcAAGGTTTTGCTGGCGATATAATTAAAGAAAGGTTTAGATTTACTTGGATCGTCAAGAATTTGGATAGAGAGTTCACAGATGACTTACTGTAACGGGCATTGGCGAGGCTGCCATTAGGGACAAAATCGTAGATAATGAGCTTCTCATCAACGCCCCAATAGAACCCACGAATTCTAACAAGATTTGGATGCACCAACTTGGCTATGACACGGACTTGGGTCTCGAAATCTCTGAACCTTGCAACATGGTTTTCACCGATTCTTCGAACTGCAAATGAAGTCCCGTCTTCAAGAACTGCCTTGTACGTTATGCTAGAACCAGTAGCACCTAATATGTAAGCTGATGCTCTAAGTAGACTTTCAAGTTCAAGCTCCTTTTCACCATCTACAGTCACCAATGTCCCTTCTTTGTTTTGATCATGATGGTCTGTATGCCTTTGACTGTGATCAAGAGGGCCTGCTTCATTGTCAGTGCTTGTGGAACCAgaatcttcttcattttctcctCTTTTGTGCAGACATGCCCATCTTGTGAACCCTCTTGActctgaagatgaagatgaccAACTATCCTTCGCGATGTTGGCTTCGTTcttgatatttgtttcaacgtgccttcttttctttaaacAGTGGTATACATAGAAGAAAACCAAACCAAGAACTGCAACTCCTGCAATGTCGCCTACTATGATGCCTGCAATGGTTCCTGGCCTAAGCCCACCTTCGTCTTGTCCAGACCCTGTTGCTGTTTCACCTGGACGACTAGTTGCAGGACTCGAGCCTATAATTCTTGGAACTGCAGCAATTGCAGGAGGCGATGTAGGTGCAGATATATTCGGAAGTGGAGATACTGAAGAAGGAATTAGACATTGATTTCTTGTTGGCTGGCCGCAAAGATGAGGATTTCCGGCGAAAGCACTCCTTTCTTGATTCAAGAAAAGACTAGATTCCGGAATTTCTCCCGTCAGATTGTTGAATGATAGATCAATAGTAGTGTTAGATGGGATTTCGTTGGCGAATTCTTGTGGAATTGGACCAGAGAGCTTGTTGTAAGAGATGTTTAAGTAGTGAAGATTGTTACCACCAAAATCTTGAGGTAGAGATCCACTGAGAAGATTAGAAGAGAGATCTAAAACCTGAACGGTTTGAAATCCGCTAGGAAGATAACCAGAGAAATTATTCTTCTTTAAATAAACAACAGTTAGATTGTGGAGAGCAGCCAGGTTGGCAGGCAAAGTTCCCGCTAAGACATTGTCAGAGAGGTCAAGAAGTTCAAGATTCTGTAACAGTCCTATGGTCTCTGGCAACTGACCAGAGATCATATTACTAGACAAATCAAGAAACCGAAGTTGGGTTGCATTGAGAAGTGAAACAGGCAAGGATCCGTTAAGAGAATTGTCGGATAGATCAAGATTTTGGAGGTGTTGAATCAAGCCTAGATTGGCTGGAATTGTTCCAAGAAGCTGACATTTTGGAAGAGATAAGCCCGTGACACGAGAGTAAGTATTGCCTGTTCCAGGAGATCCACAGGTAACTCCGTTCCATGAACATGGAGTCTGGTCACGGTGGTTCCAGCTTTGAAGCACAGAGAGAGGGTCATCAAGGATAGAGAACTTGAAAGAAAGCAAGAGAACACCATCTGTGTTGAGCCCAAAAGATTGAACTACAAGAAGTAAAATTCCAAGGGCAAGAATTCTCCACCATAAATGGAGTTGAACACTTTGGAAGCTCATGATTTCTCAAAATGATCCCGCATCCCTCCTATGAAAATACCAAATGTTTGTgtgagagagggggagagataTAGAAGTAAGTGAGATTTATGATGCCATGTGATAGAAGTTCtcaaggaaataaataaagaaatgtaCCCAGTGGACAAAGAGATACACAGCTCACCAaaccaaaattttctttgataCAAAAATGCTTTGTGTGCAGTTCTGCAGATATAGAATATGCTTTATTAGAGATGAATAATTGCTACCGCTATTTCTTTTGATCTCTGTCTTCACATTTAATGGGGGCAAGAAATGGGGACAAGAATAACATTCTATTATACAATACATTAAAAGATGTGATGTGGATGAAAAGCTGTTTATGCACTCACAAAACCACTTTGGATTcactgttaattttttaataattcattttagttttcaaagttttttttttttttttgatctgaTACTAATTTAagtcttattgttttttttcttaggctaaggaagaaattgaaagaaaagggatcaaaataaaaaaatagtgttaaACATAGACGGTGTGCTAgagattttacaaaaaatacatttaggtcctcaatatttaaaaataacataatttataaaatttagaaccctttaaattttcaaaatttatttttaatataaaagttcATTTGTATTATTTCTCAATCCCTTGTTATAGAGATGAGAGAAAGATAAGTCATCAAATTTCAATAATGAGATAGAAAATTACCATTCACACTAATGATGGCCgctaaaattgtttttctaagtgTCCATGGGTTCTATACAATAAGAAGAGCTTGATGATGGTTTTTTagataaagctaaaattagCCCGATTTGATTTCAGGTTTTTAGACaatttttaggtgttttgggTTAATAAGTTCATTTGTAGATGCTCTAAGGGTTTTAGTGAGAAGCTTTTAGttgaaataacttaaaaattaggttttttgaGTAGAAAAAAGTATTAGCATGAATTTGGacttataaacaacaaattatCTGCCTTGCCAGGCAATGTAATGCtgacttatttttttccaaaagaaaTAGGGGCAGATGCTAGCATGGGCCTAAAGCCCTACTTACACGTCTAGGCTTTTCATTACAATGGCCCAAACATGTTGGACCATGGGTTTGtgagtcttaattttttttttaaaaaatataaatttaaaagaaaaaaatcattgaattcGGTTGagtttatgttttgaatcaCAAGTTTGACTTGTTAAGCCAcaatatccatatttttttttcttgatattgttttgtttttttaatttatattttttttaatatgtaatttttaaaaataacttttaaatttatgtttcaattaatatctcttctttattattttttatttaattattttttggatagagttttttttaatgatattgtatgtgtttaatttttgaaaa is a genomic window of Populus alba chromosome 5, ASM523922v2, whole genome shotgun sequence containing:
- the LOC118045726 gene encoding probable LRR receptor-like serine/threonine-protein kinase At4g37250, which encodes MSFQSVQLHLWWRILALGILLLVVQSFGLNTDGVLLLSFKFSILDDPLSVLQSWNHRDQTPCSWNGVTCGSPGTGNTYSRVTGLSLPKCQLLGTIPANLGLIQHLQNLDLSDNSLNGSLPVSLLNATQLRFLDLSSNMISGQLPETIGLLQNLELLDLSDNVLAGTLPANLAALHNLTVVYLKKNNFSGYLPSGFQTVQVLDLSSNLLSGSLPQDFGGNNLHYLNISYNKLSGPIPQEFANEIPSNTTIDLSFNNLTGEIPESSLFLNQERSAFAGNPHLCGQPTRNQCLIPSSVSPLPNISAPTSPPAIAAVPRIIGSSPATSRPGETATGSGQDEGGLRPGTIAGIIVGDIAGVAVLGLVFFYVYHCLKKRRHVETNIKNEANIAKDSWSSSSSESRGFTRWACLHKRGENEEDSGSTSTDNEAGPLDHSQRHTDHHDQNKEGTLVTVDGEKELELESLLRASAYILGATGSSITYKAVLEDGTSFAVRRIGENHVARFRDFETQVRVIAKLVHPNLVRIRGFYWGVDEKLIIYDFVPNGSLANARYRKAGSSPCHLPWEARLRIAKGVARGLSFLHDKKLVHGNLKPSNILLGSDMEPRIGDFGLERLMTGDTSYKGGGSAQNFGSNRSIASRDSIQDFGLGPSPSPSPSSIGGLSPYHAPESLRSLKPNPKWDVYAFGVILLELLTGKVVVVDELGQGSNGLVVEDKNRAMRMADVVIRADVEGKEDALLACFKLGYSCALHAPQKRPTMKEALQVIERFPSSAAPYP